Proteins from a single region of Candidatus Tiamatella incendiivivens:
- a CDS encoding PH domain-containing protein — protein sequence MLNKETKIIETRPHPASFMGSYTLWAYLFLVSLVTYVKPGVYTPLCNRIPVSCGNIAFASWSVLVIVPYLVRAYHNVSIGNFLLGIAIVIVGPVLSELGYGNWSYSYLTGIGLGLLGIIGMELHRRAHHYTITDRRVIIEYNIFYKKRRRDLVYERVQEFIVEKPLMGRIFGFGHIYPITASGIGTGNDAVTVGGGVAAKGIVGGVATTKTVEMPRSRSFFILYGIPDPESVYDKLVNLQSMSQSAPYLRELVSDMKKLVEDKGDKRK from the coding sequence TTGCTGAACAAGGAAACCAAAATAATTGAAACTAGACCTCACCCTGCTAGCTTCATGGGTTCTTACACGCTATGGGCATATCTATTCCTAGTCTCTCTAGTGACGTATGTAAAGCCAGGTGTTTATACTCCCTTATGCAATAGGATACCCGTGTCATGTGGAAACATAGCATTCGCCTCTTGGTCGGTGCTAGTAATTGTCCCTTACCTCGTAAGAGCATACCACAATGTTTCTATAGGGAACTTCTTACTAGGAATAGCCATAGTTATTGTAGGTCCTGTTCTATCAGAACTGGGTTATGGTAACTGGAGCTACTCATATCTAACAGGCATCGGTTTGGGACTGCTTGGAATAATCGGCATGGAACTCCATAGAAGAGCTCATCACTATACAATAACTGACAGGCGCGTTATCATAGAGTACAATATCTTTTATAAGAAACGGAGGAGAGACCTCGTTTATGAGAGAGTTCAAGAGTTTATAGTAGAGAAACCTTTAATGGGAAGGATCTTCGGTTTTGGACATATATACCCTATAACAGCTTCGGGAATAGGTACAGGTAATGACGCCGTCACGGTAGGTGGAGGTGTTGCTGCTAAGGGAATAGTAGGCGGTGTAGCAACTACTAAAACAGTTGAGATGCCTAGAAGTAGAAGTTTCTTCATTCTCTACGGCATACCTGATCCCGAGAGTGTATACGATAAACTTGTAAATCTTCAATCAATGAGCCAGTCTGCCCCTTATCTAAGGGAGTT
- a CDS encoding NAD(P)/FAD-dependent oxidoreductase, translating into MVEADYMVVGAGPAGISAGLKLTMEGFSVKIYEAAPKLAMKPCGWGIPLPQTLPFRIPEESIKKHIDGATLFIDREHALDYTGNDLGVIVDKPLMLEILANQYGVDILYKAPVNPRRIKSETDVRRLIIAGGFPWYMGETINAVQFHLKTAYSWGEMFEFYFDSEIIGYYWIFPMEKHLVKIGVGGFKDMVAMKNLLERFVMRDERLRGSQQVSKLEGARLAVGGIHLHESYPLIIGEASGAVYPLTGEGIRPSIIMGYAVAEALAEGKNPFKAVRQTNVYWKVSLQRRILEKVKQLTSKSRADFLKNLNPEVLIRVGLGDFTKTSLLKLIIKSPKCLASILRKFI; encoded by the coding sequence GTGGTCGAAGCTGACTACATGGTTGTTGGGGCCGGACCGGCTGGAATCTCTGCTGGGCTAAAACTTACTATGGAAGGATTTAGTGTCAAAATTTATGAAGCAGCACCCAAGCTCGCGATGAAACCTTGCGGCTGGGGTATTCCTCTCCCTCAGACCCTTCCTTTTCGAATTCCAGAAGAGTCCATTAAGAAGCATATCGATGGAGCAACTTTATTCATCGACAGAGAACATGCGCTTGACTATACTGGGAATGATTTAGGTGTAATTGTCGATAAACCCTTGATGTTAGAGATACTTGCCAATCAATACGGTGTCGATATACTATACAAGGCCCCAGTAAATCCTCGTAGAATAAAGTCTGAAACCGATGTTAGAAGGCTAATAATAGCCGGGGGGTTCCCTTGGTATATGGGGGAAACCATTAATGCTGTTCAATTTCACTTAAAAACCGCTTATTCTTGGGGAGAGATGTTTGAATTCTATTTTGACTCTGAAATTATAGGCTATTACTGGATTTTCCCCATGGAAAAACACCTTGTTAAGATAGGTGTAGGTGGGTTCAAGGATATGGTTGCAATGAAAAACCTACTTGAAAGGTTTGTTATGAGGGATGAAAGGCTCAGGGGGTCACAGCAAGTATCAAAACTAGAGGGTGCAAGACTAGCAGTTGGAGGAATACATTTACATGAATCATACCCCTTGATAATAGGTGAGGCTTCTGGGGCAGTTTATCCGTTAACAGGGGAAGGTATAAGGCCTTCTATAATAATGGGTTACGCTGTTGCCGAAGCTTTAGCCGAAGGCAAGAATCCGTTCAAAGCAGTTCGACAGACAAATGTATACTGGAAAGTGAGTTTACAGAGACGAATACTAGAAAAAGTTAAGCAGTTAACATCCAAGTCACGAGCTGATTTTCTGAAGAACTTGAATCCTGAGGTACTCATAAGAGTAGGACTAGGGGATTTCACTAAAACATCACTTCTCAAATTGATTATCAAAAGTCCCAAATGTCTTGCTAGTATTTTAAGAAAATTCATTTGA
- a CDS encoding cob(I)yrinic acid a,c-diamide adenosyltransferase: protein MTGRLYTRTGDEGTTFCYFLNKRIPKDHPLMEFLGTLDEANSHIGLARSLLPSMPELSDIHRILVEVQRLMFKIGFLPSRPTSLSENDILWMEKLIDKYYGEAPLKSFILPGGHKAASQLHVARTVTRRAERRLVQLVNEGLYPKLALKAINRLSDLLFALALYVNRILKVEETPV, encoded by the coding sequence ATGACAGGTAGACTTTATACGAGAACAGGCGATGAGGGGACGACTTTTTGCTATTTCCTGAATAAGAGGATTCCAAAAGATCATCCTTTAATGGAGTTCTTAGGTACACTGGACGAGGCTAATAGCCATATTGGCTTAGCAAGAAGCTTATTACCTAGTATGCCGGAGCTTAGCGATATCCACAGGATACTGGTAGAAGTCCAACGATTAATGTTTAAGATAGGGTTTCTCCCCTCTAGGCCTACAAGCCTGTCAGAGAATGACATTCTCTGGATGGAGAAGTTGATCGATAAATATTATGGGGAAGCTCCTTTGAAAAGCTTTATTTTGCCAGGCGGACACAAAGCCGCTTCTCAACTCCATGTGGCCAGGACGGTTACCCGAAGGGCAGAGAGGAGATTAGTGCAACTCGTAAACGAGGGGTTATACCCGAAACTAGCCTTGAAGGCGATTAATAGACTTAGCGATCTTTTATTCGCTTTAGCCCTTTACGTTAATAGAATCCTAAAAGTGGAAGAAACTCCTGTTTAA